From a region of the Rouxiella sp. S1S-2 genome:
- the bamE gene encoding outer membrane protein assembly factor BamE: protein MRCKTLTAVAGALLMLTAGCSTLEKVVYRPDINQGNYLAPADVQKIHTGMTKQQVAYILGTPMMDDPFGNNTWFYVFRQWPSHEDVKQQTLTLTFNEAGVLTNVNNKPKIDDQNS from the coding sequence ATGCGCTGTAAAACGCTGACTGCCGTTGCCGGAGCACTTTTGATGCTTACTGCCGGTTGTTCCACTCTGGAAAAGGTCGTTTATCGTCCTGATATTAATCAGGGAAATTACCTGGCTCCTGCTGATGTACAGAAGATCCATACCGGGATGACCAAGCAACAGGTTGCTTATATCCTTGGTACACCAATGATGGATGACCCATTCGGCAACAACACTTGGTTCTATGTGTTCCGCCAGTGGCCAAGCCATGAAGACGTCAAGCAACAGACATTGACTCTGACCTTTAATGAGGCAGGTGTGTTGACGAACGTTAACAACAAGCCAAAAATTGACGACCAGAACTCCTGA
- a CDS encoding RnfH family protein — protein MSEVSVEVVYALPERQYLKTVRLAEGSSVKQAIEASGLLELRREIDLDSNKVGIYSRPVKLSDVVSDGDRVEIYRPLIADPKELRRLRAEQSKK, from the coding sequence GTGTCTGAGGTCTCTGTCGAGGTCGTTTATGCCTTACCGGAGCGTCAGTATCTAAAAACTGTAAGACTTGCCGAGGGCAGCAGCGTCAAACAGGCCATTGAGGCTTCTGGATTATTGGAGTTACGTCGTGAGATAGACCTGGACAGCAATAAAGTGGGTATTTATAGCAGACCAGTAAAGTTGAGCGATGTGGTAAGCGACGGTGATCGAGTCGAGATTTATCGGCCTCTTATTGCCGATCCGAAAGAGCTTCGTAGATTACGGGCTGAACAGTCTAAAAAATAA
- a CDS encoding type II toxin-antitoxin system RatA family toxin, with amino-acid sequence MPHISRSALVPFSVEQMYNLVNDVDAYPQFLPGCTGSRVLDKTDNSMTAAVDVAKAGISKTFTTKNTLTSNQSIDMQLVDGPFRKLMGGWHFTALSPEACKVELNLDFEFTNKLIELAFGKIFKELAGNMVQAFTQRAKEVYSV; translated from the coding sequence ATGCCACATATAAGCCGTTCTGCGCTAGTGCCATTTAGCGTGGAACAGATGTACAACCTGGTAAACGACGTGGATGCTTATCCGCAATTTCTTCCCGGCTGCACGGGAAGTCGCGTACTGGATAAAACTGATAACTCAATGACGGCCGCAGTAGACGTTGCTAAAGCGGGTATCAGCAAAACTTTTACCACCAAAAATACCTTAACCAGTAATCAGAGCATTGATATGCAGCTCGTTGATGGACCTTTTCGCAAGTTGATGGGCGGTTGGCATTTTACTGCGCTCAGCCCAGAGGCATGTAAAGTTGAGTTGAATTTGGATTTTGAATTCACCAACAAACTGATTGAACTGGCTTTTGGTAAAATTTTCAAAGAGCTGGCTGGTAACATGGTGCAGGCTTTTACCCAGCGCGCGAAAGAGGTCTACAGTGTCTGA
- the smpB gene encoding SsrA-binding protein SmpB gives MTKKKAHKPGSATIAMNKRARHEYFIEDEIEAGISLQGWEVKSLRAGKANIADSYVTFRDGEAFLFGATITPLNVASSHVVCEPMRTRKLLMNRRELDKLFGKVNRDGYTVVALSMYWKNAWTKVKIGLAKGKQDHDKRDNAKDREWAVDKARIMKNAKR, from the coding sequence ATGACAAAGAAAAAAGCACATAAACCCGGTTCCGCAACCATTGCAATGAACAAACGCGCTCGCCATGAATATTTCATAGAAGATGAAATTGAGGCAGGTATTTCTTTGCAAGGATGGGAAGTAAAATCACTGCGTGCGGGCAAAGCCAACATAGCTGACAGTTATGTGACGTTCAGAGACGGGGAAGCTTTCCTGTTTGGTGCAACCATTACACCGCTGAACGTTGCTTCGAGCCATGTTGTCTGCGAGCCGATGCGTACCCGTAAACTCTTAATGAACAGACGTGAACTTGATAAGCTGTTCGGTAAGGTAAACCGCGATGGCTATACGGTAGTTGCTCTCTCAATGTACTGGAAAAATGCCTGGACCAAAGTCAAAATCGGTTTGGCTAAAGGTAAGCAAGATCACGACAAGCGCGATAATGCCAAAGATCGCGAGTGGGCAGTTGATAAAGCACGTATTATGAAAAACGCCAAACGTTAA
- a CDS encoding integrase domain-containing protein, giving the protein MARTTRPLTHTEVQKAKATDKDLTLHDGDGLFLLVKTTGKKIWRFRYQVPNTSKRTMISLGAYPALSLADAREVRAEKLAMLVKGIDPQARAGEEAEKLQIAQESIFVNVARKWFELKQSHVSADHAKDIWRSIEKDILPSIENVPVQELKARALIQVLEPIKARGALETVRRLVQRINEIMIYAVNVGLIGANPASGIGNAFERPKKQHMPTIRPEELPKLMRTISMSNLSIPTRCLLEWQLLTLIRPAEASATAWSEIDIENKQWCIPAERMKAKRDHIVPLSEQALELLEIMRPISGNRQYVFPSRNDPRKPMNSQTANAALKRIGYGGKLVAHGLRSIASTAMNEAGFNSDVIEAALAHSDKNEVRRAYNRSTYLEQRVSLMNWWGDHTRNHF; this is encoded by the coding sequence ATGGCGCGGACTACACGCCCCCTCACCCACACCGAAGTACAAAAAGCCAAAGCCACTGATAAAGACCTCACCTTACATGACGGTGACGGACTCTTTCTCCTGGTCAAAACCACCGGCAAGAAAATTTGGCGTTTCCGCTATCAGGTTCCTAACACATCAAAACGCACCATGATCAGCCTTGGCGCTTACCCTGCACTTTCACTGGCTGATGCCAGAGAAGTCCGAGCTGAGAAGCTGGCGATGTTAGTCAAAGGGATCGACCCGCAAGCAAGAGCTGGCGAAGAAGCTGAAAAGCTCCAGATCGCTCAGGAAAGCATTTTCGTCAATGTTGCACGTAAATGGTTCGAGCTGAAACAAAGTCACGTCAGCGCTGACCATGCTAAAGATATCTGGCGTTCTATTGAGAAAGACATCCTGCCGAGTATTGAAAATGTTCCTGTTCAGGAGCTGAAAGCACGCGCCTTGATCCAGGTGTTAGAACCAATCAAAGCGCGGGGAGCATTGGAGACGGTCAGAAGGTTAGTGCAGCGCATCAATGAAATTATGATTTATGCGGTGAATGTTGGACTGATTGGGGCAAATCCAGCTTCAGGTATAGGTAATGCTTTTGAACGCCCGAAGAAGCAGCACATGCCCACAATACGCCCTGAAGAACTGCCCAAGCTAATGCGCACCATTTCGATGAGCAATTTATCAATACCAACCCGCTGCCTGCTTGAATGGCAGTTACTGACGTTAATACGCCCTGCCGAAGCATCGGCAACAGCCTGGTCAGAGATCGATATAGAGAATAAGCAGTGGTGTATTCCGGCAGAACGTATGAAAGCAAAGCGCGACCATATAGTCCCGTTGTCGGAACAAGCCTTAGAGCTGCTGGAAATCATGCGTCCAATAAGTGGTAATCGTCAGTACGTTTTCCCTAGCCGCAATGACCCACGTAAGCCTATGAACAGCCAAACTGCGAATGCAGCATTGAAACGTATCGGGTATGGGGGAAAGCTCGTTGCCCACGGCCTACGTTCTATCGCTAGCACAGCCATGAATGAAGCAGGATTCAACTCTGACGTAATAGAGGCAGCTTTAGCGCATAGTGATAAAAATGAAGTAAGGCGTGCATATAATCGTTCGACATATTTAGAACAAAGAGTATCTTTAATGAACTGGTGGGGAGACCATACCAGAAATCATTTTTAA
- a CDS encoding SIR2 family protein, with translation MVTSIHNPDRYMFDLRQIVTNGRKKIGVLIGAGAPVSINIGMNGVYEPLIPNIEGLTKQVRERLNESENALFTNISQKSADFNLEKLLSEVRTLADVIGEHVVYGANSLGYKSLEKSICKAIKEVVSKQLPDGPNPYSELVSWINGINRIHGVEIFTTNYDLLCEDALERSQTPFFDGFTGSRNAFFDPSSISTNDLPPRWVRLWKLHGSIGWKMNDNGQVIRVPECEESSMVYPSHIKYTQTQAAPFSSLFERLKNFLMEPDTLLLTTGFSFADAHISSKISECLSANPTSAVIAFQYKDLEYENDAINLALKNPNLSIYCRNGAVINSIKAQWKTGELPSKNWDIVRKEYLHENNFILGDFKSLARFLAIAGGEVSSQSLIQPRDEDENNE, from the coding sequence ATGGTTACCTCTATACATAATCCTGATAGATACATGTTTGATCTTCGTCAAATTGTTACAAATGGGAGAAAAAAAATAGGAGTCCTTATTGGTGCAGGGGCTCCTGTAAGTATAAATATTGGTATGAATGGCGTGTATGAACCATTAATACCGAATATTGAAGGATTAACAAAGCAGGTCAGAGAACGTTTAAATGAAAGCGAAAATGCCCTTTTCACTAACATTTCGCAAAAATCTGCGGATTTTAACCTAGAAAAACTGTTATCAGAGGTACGCACTTTAGCCGATGTTATTGGTGAGCATGTAGTATACGGTGCAAACTCACTGGGTTACAAATCTTTAGAAAAATCAATCTGTAAAGCAATCAAAGAAGTTGTTAGCAAACAACTTCCTGATGGGCCTAATCCATATTCTGAACTTGTTTCATGGATAAACGGAATAAATAGAATACACGGCGTTGAAATATTCACAACGAACTACGACTTGTTATGTGAAGATGCCTTAGAGCGTTCCCAAACACCATTTTTTGATGGTTTCACCGGTTCAAGAAACGCATTTTTTGACCCGTCTAGTATTTCCACTAATGACCTACCTCCCCGCTGGGTAAGGTTGTGGAAGCTTCACGGTTCAATAGGATGGAAGATGAATGATAATGGACAGGTAATTAGGGTTCCTGAGTGCGAAGAATCATCAATGGTATACCCGTCACATATCAAATATACACAGACTCAAGCAGCTCCGTTCTCATCATTATTTGAAAGACTTAAAAACTTTCTAATGGAACCAGATACATTATTGTTAACAACAGGTTTCTCATTTGCAGATGCACATATTTCATCAAAAATAAGCGAATGTCTTTCAGCAAATCCTACAAGTGCTGTGATTGCGTTTCAATATAAAGACTTAGAATATGAAAATGATGCTATTAATCTAGCTTTAAAAAATCCTAACTTAAGCATTTACTGTAGAAATGGCGCAGTTATTAACTCAATAAAGGCTCAATGGAAGACTGGCGAACTTCCTAGCAAGAATTGGGATATAGTCAGGAAAGAATACTTACATGAAAATAACTTTATTCTTGGCGATTTTAAGTCTCTAGCTAGGTTTTTGGCCATTGCTGGGGGCGAAGTATCAAGCCAATCGCTCATACAACCTCGCGATGAGGATGAAAATAATGAGTAG
- a CDS encoding ATP-binding protein, which yields MSSSTSIGNVISISSSSIILRLSSKVSSGLLMLEGRTHKVGQVGSFIRIPQGYNNLYGVIAASNESSLIDEFDGIQSDRRLLTVELIGESSGGFFERGISQYPSVNDEVHLVLDKDLRTIYGDHGQNMVCIGKLSSSESIDVNIDVDKLVTRHSAILGSTGSGKSTSVSSILRSISNKSVLKSSSARIILIDIHGEYSAALRDISKTFSIEPKENEEKLVVPYWSISPEKLIDFLCGNINETSKNNVLEMITEHKKNLAKINDLNYIDEDKITAYSPIPFDIKKIWHELCYNDTVTYLDEEKINPAYNNDQKGDSSKLIPPKFLPANPGTKPPQKGGNNLITRNLEQMRCRLLDNQFSFFLSPDDYTPQPNGIIKKDINALLSSWIGHDKPISIIDLSGMPSTQLDMLLGSILDIIFEAAIWGRNLAIGMKKRPVLLVLEEAHRYLSINDSGLSKYMVQRIAKEGRKFGVGAMIVSQRPSEIDETILSQCGTLFALRLSNSNDRSRVKSAMSDGLSALIDSLPILRTGEAIVIGEATKLPSRCKIKLPPEGFYPDSADPQVSISWNSNNTDTEDDYIPLIKAWRKSKPLKDEEK from the coding sequence ATGAGTAGTTCTACTTCAATTGGTAATGTCATATCAATATCCAGCTCATCTATAATTTTGAGGCTATCAAGTAAAGTCAGTTCAGGTCTCCTCATGCTTGAAGGGAGAACGCATAAAGTAGGGCAAGTAGGAAGCTTTATCCGAATACCACAAGGTTATAATAACTTATATGGCGTTATCGCTGCCAGTAACGAGTCTTCACTAATTGATGAATTTGATGGTATACAATCTGATCGACGATTATTAACAGTTGAACTTATTGGCGAAAGTTCTGGCGGTTTTTTTGAGCGTGGAATCAGCCAATATCCATCAGTAAATGATGAAGTTCATCTAGTACTAGATAAGGATCTTAGAACAATTTATGGTGATCATGGACAGAACATGGTCTGTATAGGGAAACTATCTAGTTCTGAGAGTATAGACGTAAATATTGATGTAGATAAATTAGTAACACGGCACTCAGCAATTCTTGGCTCAACAGGCTCTGGAAAATCAACAAGTGTTTCTAGTATTTTACGCTCTATAAGTAATAAATCAGTATTAAAAAGCAGCTCAGCCAGGATAATCCTTATTGATATTCACGGTGAGTATTCGGCTGCACTAAGAGATATATCTAAGACATTTTCTATTGAACCAAAAGAAAATGAAGAGAAACTCGTAGTTCCTTATTGGTCCATATCCCCAGAAAAATTAATTGATTTTTTATGTGGTAATATAAATGAGACCAGTAAAAATAACGTCCTTGAAATGATTACTGAACATAAGAAAAATCTCGCCAAAATAAACGACCTCAACTACATTGATGAAGATAAAATTACGGCCTACTCTCCAATTCCTTTTGATATAAAAAAGATTTGGCACGAACTCTGTTATAATGATACTGTAACATACTTAGATGAAGAAAAAATCAACCCAGCTTATAATAATGATCAGAAAGGTGATAGTAGTAAATTAATTCCCCCTAAGTTTTTGCCAGCTAACCCCGGAACCAAACCTCCTCAAAAAGGTGGCAACAACCTTATCACAAGAAATTTAGAACAAATGAGGTGTCGGTTATTAGACAATCAATTTTCTTTTTTCCTATCGCCTGATGATTATACCCCTCAGCCTAATGGAATAATAAAAAAAGATATTAATGCACTATTAAGTAGTTGGATTGGTCATGACAAGCCCATATCAATAATTGATTTGTCGGGAATGCCTTCAACTCAATTAGATATGTTACTTGGCTCAATTCTTGACATCATATTTGAAGCTGCCATCTGGGGTAGGAATTTAGCCATTGGAATGAAGAAAAGGCCAGTTCTTCTGGTTCTTGAAGAAGCCCATCGATACTTATCCATTAATGACAGTGGGTTATCTAAATATATGGTGCAGCGGATTGCCAAAGAGGGTAGGAAATTTGGCGTTGGTGCAATGATTGTCAGTCAAAGACCATCAGAAATAGATGAAACTATACTTTCGCAATGCGGCACTCTCTTTGCTCTCCGTTTAAGTAATTCTAATGATCGCTCTAGAGTAAAATCAGCAATGTCAGATGGTCTCAGTGCATTAATCGATAGTCTTCCTATCCTCAGGACTGGGGAAGCTATTGTCATTGGTGAGGCGACTAAACTCCCTTCGAGATGTAAAATAAAACTTCCTCCTGAAGGTTTTTATCCAGATAGTGCTGACCCTCAGGTATCTATCTCATGGAATAGTAATAATACTGATACTGAAGATGATTATATCCCTTTAATTAAAGCTTGGCGAAAATCAAAACCACTAAAAGACGAGGAAAAATAA
- a CDS encoding KTSC domain-containing protein: MLRVNVASSNISSIGYDADTQTLEIEFLSGRIYEYYNVPNDTYDELMNASSIGSYFSRNIRNIFPTQQV, translated from the coding sequence ATGCTAAGAGTCAATGTAGCTTCATCAAACATATCATCTATTGGCTATGATGCCGATACTCAGACGTTGGAAATTGAATTCCTCAGCGGAAGAATCTATGAATACTACAATGTTCCTAATGACACATATGACGAATTAATGAATGCGTCATCTATTGGATCATATTTTAGTAGAAATATAAGAAATATATTCCCTACTCAGCAAGTTTAG
- a CDS encoding ogr/Delta-like zinc finger family protein produces MMRCPLCSSVSHIRTSRYITEQTKESYYQCTRLECSCAFKTNESVSKIVKRENMKQKI; encoded by the coding sequence ATGATGCGCTGCCCACTTTGCAGCTCTGTTTCTCACATTCGCACAAGCCGTTATATCACCGAACAGACAAAGGAGTCTTATTATCAGTGCACCAGGCTGGAGTGTTCATGCGCATTTAAAACAAATGAAAGCGTCAGTAAAATCGTTAAAAGGGAAAATATGAAGCAGAAAATATAA
- a CDS encoding AlpA family transcriptional regulator, giving the protein MLSTAQNTPPSSAPVMPPVYPRDRFMRLPEVIHTTGLSRSTLYDLISRQQFPAQISLGGKNVAWLASEIEGWMNDRIAARAQETMQ; this is encoded by the coding sequence ATGCTCTCCACCGCTCAAAATACGCCCCCTTCTTCTGCCCCTGTGATGCCACCGGTTTACCCACGCGATCGCTTTATGCGACTGCCGGAAGTGATCCACACCACTGGCCTGTCCCGCTCAACCCTGTACGACTTAATCAGCCGTCAGCAATTTCCTGCCCAGATTTCTCTCGGTGGCAAGAATGTGGCCTGGCTGGCCTCCGAGATTGAGGGCTGGATGAATGACCGCATCGCCGCACGCGCTCAGGAGACCATGCAATGA
- a CDS encoding host cell division inhibitor Icd-like protein gives MLQKRLLSGEPLLYSFCAAAKSAAGRRNPCLTMATQHAPGVFFYVVALAHLLLAQWFLYLCAYQAMVAQAGQPSGWPVSIVAGIPTPVWATTQKCRNFGGSCNQLTMEANILATTLASLHPKFTFLFAAVRRAEPKAPVCMLRSTADSEHSARRLLARDYVLCFAGRLPAQEAA, from the coding sequence ATGCTTCAAAAAAGGCTTTTATCTGGCGAGCCCCTGCTCTATAGTTTTTGTGCTGCCGCAAAATCGGCAGCCGGGCGTAGGAACCCGTGTTTAACTATGGCGACACAACACGCGCCAGGCGTGTTTTTTTATGTCGTAGCCTTAGCGCACCTGTTACTTGCTCAGTGGTTTTTGTACCTCTGTGCTTATCAAGCAATGGTGGCTCAGGCGGGGCAGCCTTCGGGCTGGCCGGTTTCCATAGTTGCCGGTATTCCTACCCCCGTCTGGGCTACCACCCAAAAGTGTAGGAACTTCGGTGGTAGCTGTAATCAGCTAACTATGGAGGCCAATATTTTGGCTACTACCCTCGCATCCTTACACCCAAAATTTACGTTCCTGTTCGCCGCCGTTCGCCGCGCTGAACCTAAAGCGCCGGTCTGCATGCTGCGCTCCACCGCCGACAGTGAACATTCTGCTCGTCGCCTGTTAGCCCGCGACTATGTGCTGTGTTTTGCCGGTCGCCTGCCCGCTCAGGAGGCCGCATGA
- a CDS encoding DUF5375 family protein has translation MNTTQQSCLPVEVLTALYRRALAQAYLDACTAYGVETGYSLDELQMTIAKEVESYYVRQHGAKLGMDIACAMLRDMVQPDILVTKPRLTPLGESMMDELFRPCLHTTPHTTLH, from the coding sequence ATGAATACGACTCAGCAATCCTGCCTGCCGGTTGAAGTGCTCACCGCCCTCTACCGGCGCGCCCTCGCACAGGCTTATCTCGATGCCTGTACCGCCTACGGCGTTGAAACCGGCTACTCGCTTGATGAACTGCAAATGACCATCGCAAAAGAAGTCGAAAGCTACTATGTCCGTCAGCACGGCGCAAAGCTGGGTATGGACATCGCCTGTGCCATGCTCCGCGACATGGTGCAGCCCGATATTTTGGTGACAAAACCCCGCCTGACACCGCTCGGAGAATCCATGATGGACGAGCTGTTCCGGCCTTGTCTTCACACCACTCCACATACCACGCTGCACTGA